Proteins encoded by one window of Halorubrum ruber:
- a CDS encoding DUF7385 family protein has product MTGFDVHDHRHELKQLRDSGATSLWENREGMACPVCDDVFSRLFVTRQAGTTFPENDGARFCLLRDGDAVYLFRH; this is encoded by the coding sequence ATGACCGGCTTTGACGTCCACGACCACCGCCACGAGCTGAAACAGCTCCGCGATTCGGGCGCGACGAGCCTCTGGGAAAACCGCGAGGGGATGGCGTGTCCCGTCTGCGACGACGTCTTCTCGCGGCTGTTCGTCACCCGACAGGCGGGGACGACGTTCCCCGAGAACGACGGCGCGCGGTTCTGCCTGCTCCGCGACGGCGACGCGGTCTATCTGTTCAGGCACTGA
- a CDS encoding transcriptional regulator, with translation MTTLHITVGDREQLRENALQFVQDVEDDDQDGKATLQFGTYDDFVDSLTPLRLNLIRAIAEETPESMREAARLVERDVSDVHSDLKQLEVLGILTLEEGGPGGAIQPVVPFDRIEVHIDYPLIDDGDADSAPASA, from the coding sequence ATGACCACACTCCACATCACCGTCGGCGACCGAGAACAGCTCCGGGAAAACGCACTCCAGTTCGTCCAGGACGTCGAGGACGACGACCAGGACGGAAAGGCGACGCTCCAGTTCGGAACCTACGACGACTTCGTCGACAGTCTCACCCCGCTCCGCCTGAATCTCATCCGAGCGATCGCCGAGGAAACTCCCGAAAGCATGCGCGAAGCGGCGCGGCTCGTCGAGAGAGACGTATCCGACGTCCACTCTGACCTGAAGCAGCTGGAAGTACTCGGTATCCTTACGCTCGAAGAGGGCGGCCCCGGCGGCGCGATACAACCAGTCGTCCCGTTCGACCGCATCGAAGTCCACATCGACTACCCGCTCATCGATGACGGCGATGCCGACAGCGCCCCCGCGAGTGCGTAG
- a CDS encoding DUF418 domain-containing protein, which produces MTRDPGPTPPSERITSLDALRGFALLGILVINVRVFSMPEQTLLNPNVYGDFTGLNYWTWFLGHVFAQSKFITIFSALFGAGVLMFIESKEEKGQDAVRLHLRRTAVLIAVGLLHAYLLWYGDILVAYGFTGIFLLFVRDLDARRLAGLAGIFLLFIPAIELFAAVSIGGEALAGQWLPSEAAIRQELAAYRGGWLDQMSHRVDSSFQRQTSGFIGSSFWRVGGVMLLGMALYKRGVLTGERSTAFYRRLVAGGAVGVGIVVAGVAYIEANDWSAGAALYWRQFNYVGSLLVAGGYVGLVTLFVRWRGEGVVTRALAAVGRTAFTNYLLQTVIATTIFYGHGFGLFGYVSRVEAMGIVVGIWAVQIVLSVVWLRYFRFGPVEWVWRTLTYGEAQPMRLGN; this is translated from the coding sequence GTGACCCGCGATCCCGGCCCCACGCCGCCCTCCGAACGGATCACAAGCCTCGACGCGCTCCGGGGGTTCGCGCTGCTCGGCATCCTCGTCATCAACGTCCGCGTCTTCTCGATGCCGGAGCAGACCCTGCTCAACCCCAACGTGTACGGCGACTTCACGGGGCTCAACTACTGGACGTGGTTCCTCGGCCACGTGTTCGCGCAGTCGAAGTTCATCACGATCTTCTCGGCGCTGTTCGGCGCGGGCGTCCTCATGTTCATCGAGAGCAAAGAAGAGAAGGGGCAAGACGCCGTCCGCCTCCACCTCCGGCGGACCGCGGTGCTGATCGCGGTCGGACTCCTCCACGCGTACCTGCTTTGGTACGGTGACATCCTCGTCGCGTACGGGTTCACCGGGATCTTCCTGCTGTTCGTCCGCGACCTCGACGCGCGCCGGCTCGCCGGGCTCGCCGGGATCTTCCTGCTATTCATCCCCGCGATCGAGCTGTTCGCCGCGGTCTCGATCGGGGGCGAGGCGCTCGCCGGGCAGTGGCTGCCCTCGGAGGCCGCGATCCGACAGGAGCTGGCCGCCTACCGCGGCGGCTGGCTCGACCAGATGAGCCACCGCGTCGACTCCTCGTTCCAGCGGCAGACGTCCGGCTTCATCGGATCGAGCTTCTGGCGCGTCGGCGGCGTCATGCTGCTCGGTATGGCGCTGTACAAGCGCGGCGTGCTGACCGGGGAGCGGTCGACGGCGTTCTACCGTCGGCTCGTCGCGGGCGGCGCCGTCGGCGTCGGGATCGTTGTCGCGGGCGTGGCCTACATCGAGGCGAACGACTGGAGCGCGGGCGCCGCGCTGTACTGGCGGCAGTTCAACTACGTCGGGAGCCTCCTCGTCGCCGGCGGCTACGTCGGACTGGTCACCCTGTTCGTCCGCTGGCGCGGCGAGGGCGTCGTGACGCGCGCGCTCGCCGCGGTCGGCCGGACCGCGTTCACGAACTACCTGCTCCAGACGGTCATCGCGACGACGATCTTCTACGGGCACGGCTTCGGGCTGTTCGGCTACGTCAGCCGGGTTGAGGCGATGGGGATCGTCGTCGGGATCTGGGCGGTCCAGATCGTCCTCTCGGTGGTCTGGCTCCGGTACTTCCGGTTCGGTCCCGTCGAGTGGGTGTGGCGGACGCTCACCTACGGGGAGGCGCAGCCGATGCGGCTCGGGAACTGA
- a CDS encoding MATE family efflux transporter translates to MSDEPAADPDGPSDDGSPDGPSDDGSPDGPSGNPPDGPVAGPSGGPGDDDGPLDDESITEGSLLRPLFRLAWPIVVIQLLQVTYNIVDTLYLGRLSAEAVGAISLAFPLIFLLIAVAGGFTTAGAILVAQYTGADGEGSAGLVAGQTIFTVSVLSVFIGIGGYFYTRPALEILPSDADTAATVIPLAADYMEVIFAGIPLMFGFFVFSALMRGYGDTRTPMAVMFISVLLNVLLDPFFIFGFEGNPLFGWLAAVPGVAALDPVALEATLLSATGITGIGIQGAALATILSRGVATAIGLWILFGTGYGPDVTFGHLVPDLDFIRDIFRLGLPSSVEQTTSALAMITLTAMIVTFSPPVVAAYGLGNRLISLVFLPAMGLGRAIDTMVGQNLGADRADRAAKAVKFAATTGAGVMFLVAVVAVAFTEPIVGAFLGDVPDAPATISYAVEYVRIRSVEFAFIGVSQVILGAFRGAGNTKTAMVISILTLWVGRVASVAYLVFVAGWGETGVWVGMALGNVLGAVVGVAWFSRGTWTERYIDDPDPGVDPVGDD, encoded by the coding sequence GTGAGCGACGAGCCCGCTGCCGATCCGGACGGCCCCTCCGACGACGGTTCGCCCGACGGCCCATCCGACGACGGTTCGCCCGACGGCCCATCCGGCAACCCGCCGGACGGCCCCGTCGCCGGTCCGTCCGGTGGCCCCGGCGACGACGACGGCCCGCTCGACGACGAGTCGATCACCGAGGGGAGCCTCCTCCGGCCGCTGTTCCGCCTCGCGTGGCCGATCGTCGTCATCCAGCTGCTGCAGGTGACGTACAACATCGTCGACACCCTCTACCTCGGCCGGCTCTCGGCGGAGGCCGTCGGCGCGATCAGCCTCGCGTTCCCCCTCATCTTCCTGCTGATCGCGGTCGCCGGCGGGTTCACGACCGCGGGCGCGATCCTCGTCGCGCAGTACACCGGCGCGGACGGCGAGGGGTCCGCCGGGCTCGTGGCGGGACAGACCATCTTCACCGTCTCGGTGCTGTCCGTGTTCATCGGGATCGGCGGCTACTTCTACACCCGTCCGGCGCTCGAGATCCTGCCGAGCGACGCGGACACCGCGGCGACGGTGATCCCGCTCGCGGCCGACTACATGGAGGTCATCTTCGCCGGGATCCCCCTGATGTTCGGCTTCTTCGTCTTCTCGGCGCTGATGCGCGGCTACGGCGACACGCGGACGCCGATGGCGGTCATGTTCATTTCCGTCCTCCTGAACGTCCTGCTCGACCCGTTCTTCATCTTCGGGTTCGAGGGGAACCCCCTGTTCGGGTGGCTCGCCGCGGTGCCCGGCGTCGCCGCGCTCGACCCGGTCGCGCTGGAGGCGACCCTGCTCTCGGCGACGGGGATCACCGGGATCGGCATTCAGGGCGCCGCGCTCGCGACGATCCTCTCGCGCGGCGTCGCGACCGCTATCGGGCTCTGGATCCTGTTCGGGACCGGCTACGGTCCCGACGTGACCTTCGGCCACCTCGTCCCGGACCTCGATTTTATCCGGGACATCTTCCGGCTCGGGCTCCCCTCCAGCGTCGAGCAGACGACGAGCGCGCTCGCGATGATCACCCTCACCGCGATGATCGTCACCTTCTCGCCGCCCGTCGTCGCGGCGTACGGCCTCGGCAACCGCCTCATCTCGCTCGTCTTCCTCCCCGCGATGGGGCTCGGCCGCGCTATCGACACGATGGTCGGGCAGAACCTCGGCGCCGACCGCGCCGACCGCGCCGCCAAGGCGGTGAAGTTCGCCGCCACGACCGGCGCGGGCGTGATGTTCCTCGTCGCGGTCGTCGCCGTCGCGTTCACCGAGCCGATCGTGGGGGCGTTCCTCGGCGACGTGCCGGACGCGCCGGCGACGATCTCGTACGCGGTCGAGTACGTCCGTATCCGGTCGGTCGAGTTCGCCTTCATCGGCGTCTCGCAGGTGATCTTAGGCGCGTTCCGCGGCGCCGGCAACACGAAGACCGCGATGGTCATCTCCATCCTCACCCTCTGGGTGGGCCGGGTCGCGAGCGTGGCGTACCTCGTGTTCGTCGCCGGCTGGGGCGAGACCGGCGTCTGGGTCGGGATGGCGCTCGGCAACGTCCTCGGCGCGGTCGTCGGCGTCGCGTGGTTCTCCCGCGGCACGTGGACCGAGCGCTACATTGACGACCCCGACCCCGGCGTCGACCCCGTGGGCGACGACTGA